In Micromonospora sp. WMMD980, the following are encoded in one genomic region:
- a CDS encoding iron chelate uptake ABC transporter family permease subunit, with product MLLWAGWALRASALDDDTARGIGLRPVARRIGLAGTGVLAAAAVTAQVGAVDFVALVAPQVARRLVRAERPPMVCAALLGALLLVLADLAGRRLFAPTQLPAGVLTAAIGGPYLIFVLLRTRGRRS from the coding sequence GTGCTGCTCTGGGCCGGCTGGGCGCTGCGCGCCTCCGCCCTGGACGACGACACCGCCCGGGGGATCGGGCTGCGGCCGGTGGCCCGCCGGATCGGGCTCGCCGGCACCGGCGTGCTCGCTGCCGCCGCGGTCACCGCCCAGGTCGGCGCCGTCGACTTCGTGGCGCTCGTCGCCCCGCAGGTGGCCCGCCGGCTGGTCCGCGCCGAACGCCCGCCGATGGTCTGCGCCGCGCTGCTCGGTGCGCTGCTGCTGGTGCTCGCCGACCTGGCCGGTCGCCGCCTGTTCGCGCCCACCCAGCTGCCGGCCGGCGTGCTGACCGCCGCCATCGGGGGGCCGTACCTGATCTTCGTGCTGCTGCGTACCCGAGGGAGGCGGTCGTGA
- a CDS encoding LysR family transcriptional regulator → MEMQLHQLRYFVAVAEVRHFTQAADVVGITQPSLSKQIHALETDLGAPLFERVRGNIALTAAGEVLLPLAKRILADVDTATREVQELVGLRRGRVRLGATPSLATSLAPPVLRRFRDAHPTVDLRVEEGGSQDLVRDLLRGDLDLALVIMPSGGADPGLRVDPILRESLVVASVDPLPGASAAGELRITDLRDQPLVMFREGYDLRDATLQACRAAGFEPSLSVDGGEMDAVLSFVEAGLGVALVPGIVVARRPAIRVTRLVPPGVRRTIAVARRRDVVPTHAGRELRRILLEYVHDATAADQLPAGVEPLA, encoded by the coding sequence ATAGAGATGCAGCTCCATCAGCTCCGGTACTTCGTCGCGGTCGCCGAAGTACGACATTTCACCCAGGCGGCCGATGTCGTCGGCATAACCCAGCCCTCGTTGAGTAAGCAAATTCACGCCCTGGAGACCGACCTGGGGGCTCCGCTCTTCGAGCGGGTAAGGGGCAACATCGCGCTCACCGCAGCCGGCGAGGTGCTGCTGCCGCTGGCCAAGCGCATCCTCGCCGACGTGGACACCGCGACCCGCGAGGTGCAGGAGCTGGTCGGGCTGCGCCGCGGCCGGGTCCGCCTCGGCGCCACGCCGAGCCTGGCCACCTCGCTCGCGCCGCCGGTGCTGCGCCGATTCCGCGACGCGCACCCCACCGTCGACCTGCGGGTCGAGGAGGGCGGCTCCCAGGACCTGGTCCGCGACCTGCTCCGCGGCGACCTCGACCTGGCGCTGGTGATCATGCCGTCCGGCGGCGCCGACCCCGGGCTGCGCGTCGACCCGATCCTGCGGGAGAGCCTGGTGGTGGCCTCGGTGGACCCGCTGCCCGGCGCCTCCGCCGCCGGCGAACTGCGCATCACCGACCTGCGCGACCAGCCACTGGTGATGTTCCGGGAGGGCTACGACCTGCGTGACGCCACGCTCCAGGCGTGCCGGGCGGCCGGCTTCGAGCCGAGCCTGTCGGTGGACGGCGGGGAGATGGACGCCGTGCTCAGCTTCGTCGAGGCCGGTCTCGGCGTCGCGCTGGTCCCCGGCATCGTGGTGGCCCGCCGTCCGGCCATCCGGGTCACCCGGCTCGTCCCGCCCGGGGTCCGCCGGACCATCGCGGTGGCCCGCCGCCGTGACGTGGTGCCCACCCACGCCGGCCGCGAGCTGCGCCGGATCCTCCTGGAGTACGTGCACGACGCGACCGCCGCCGACCAGCTCCCGGCCGGCGTGGAGCCGCTGGCCTGA
- a CDS encoding iron ABC transporter permease has protein sequence MDALALGDDVARGLGHRVALVRLAAGGGGVLLTGAAVAAAGPIAFVGLAVPHLARALVGADHRWTLLVAALLGPTLVLAADVAGRLVAPPGEIPAGIVTALVGAPLLAVLVRRARVVTA, from the coding sequence CTGGACGCGCTCGCCCTCGGCGACGACGTGGCACGCGGGTTGGGCCACCGGGTCGCCCTGGTCCGGCTGGCCGCCGGCGGCGGGGGAGTGCTGTTGACCGGCGCCGCGGTGGCCGCTGCCGGCCCGATCGCGTTCGTCGGGCTGGCCGTGCCGCACCTGGCGCGGGCCCTGGTCGGCGCCGATCACCGGTGGACCCTGCTGGTCGCCGCGCTGCTCGGCCCCACCCTGGTGCTCGCCGCCGACGTCGCCGGTCGCCTGGTCGCCCCGCCCGGCGAGATCCCGGCCGGCATCGTCACCGCCCTGGTCGGCGCCCCCCTCCTCGCCGTCCTGGTCCGCCGAGCCAGGGTCGTGACCGCATGA
- a CDS encoding cytidine deaminase codes for MRDTDRALVQAATAVAKLRCRSDNHTVAAAVRSTDGLVFSGVNVYHFTGGPCAEVVALGAAATQGAGELEAIVAVGDRGRGVIPPCGRCRQVLLDYFPSIRVIVGPPDGLRAVPVSDLLPETYVWSDHQVEVPAGPRTGVWPLPVVPGSRQSAEG; via the coding sequence ATGCGGGACACCGACCGGGCGCTCGTGCAGGCCGCGACCGCCGTCGCCAAGCTCCGCTGCCGTAGCGACAACCACACCGTCGCCGCGGCCGTGCGCAGCACCGACGGGCTGGTGTTCAGCGGGGTGAACGTCTACCACTTCACCGGCGGCCCGTGCGCCGAGGTGGTGGCGCTCGGCGCGGCCGCCACCCAGGGCGCGGGCGAGTTGGAGGCGATCGTCGCGGTGGGGGACCGGGGCCGGGGGGTCATCCCACCGTGCGGGCGCTGCCGGCAGGTGCTGCTGGACTACTTCCCGTCGATCCGGGTGATCGTCGGGCCGCCGGACGGGTTGCGCGCGGTGCCGGTGTCCGACCTGCTGCCCGAGACGTACGTCTGGTCGGACCACCAGGTCGAGGTGCCGGCCGGCCCGCGCACCGGCGTGTGGCCGCTGCCCGTGGTGCCCGGGAGCCGCCAGTCCGCGGAGGGCTGA
- the hrpA gene encoding ATP-dependent RNA helicase HrpA: MQNPAVPDAPATARDLHRRLAALMFRDQRRLQRRIDGVRKLRDPQRRESALAEIATEVTRAEARLAARRAAVPAVTYPAQLPVSERRDDIAAAIRDHQVVIVAGETGSGKTTQLPKICLELGRGVTGLIGHTQPRRLAARTVADRIAEELGTELGGVVGYKVRFADQVGDTSLVKLMTDGILLAELQTDRMLRQYDTLIIDEAHERSLNIDFILGYLRQLLPRRPDLKVVITSATIETDRFAKHFADAEGNPAPVVEVSGRTYPVEVRYRPLVEVTEAEAEDEADEENVRDQIQAIGDAVEELAAEGPGDILVFLSGEREIRDTADALGKLVQNKRSLLGTEILPLFARLSSAEQHRVFAAHSNRRVVLATNVAETSLTVPGIKYVVDPGTARISRYSSRLKVQRLPIEPVSQASANQRKGRCGRTSDGICVRLYDEADFDSRPEFTDPEILRTNLASVILQMTSIGLGDVAAFPFIDPPDRRNVTDGVNLLHELGALDPAETDPAKRLTPLGRRLAQLPVDPRLARMVLEGERNGCATEVVVIAAALSIQDPRERPADKQAQADQAHARFADKDSDFVAYLNLWRYLREKQRELSSSAFRRMCKAEHLNYLRVREWQDIVSQLRQVLRGGERGEGRRGAGADLPEEIDTPKVHQSLLPGLLSHLGLKDAQKHEYLGARGAKFVIFPGSALFRKPPRWVMAAELVETSRLFGRVAGRVEPEWVEPLAQHLVKRSYSEPHWEKKQAAVMAYEKVTLYGIPLVTSRKVNFGRIDAGLSRELFIRHALVEGDWQTHHQFWRDNQKLLTEVEEWENRVRRRDILVDDETIFGFYDQRIPVDVVSGRHFDTWWKKTRRDQPDLLTFTRELLVNAGRGGVAEEDYPDEWRADGVTLPLTYTFDPTAPTDGVTVDIPLPLLNQVPAESFDWQVPGLREELVIALIRSLPKPLRRNFVPVPDYARAALAAITPGEEPLLAALARQLRRMTGVTVPPDAWDLAKLPPHLRVTFRVLGDDDKPVAEGKDLPALQRELRQEVRQVVAAAAPDVARSGLTGWSIGTLPRTIEQVRAGFAVTAYPALVDEGATVGVRVFDSAGEQEAAHWAGTRRLLRLTLPSPAKFLQGRLSNEAKLALSRNPHGGVPALIEDATGAAIDKLMADAGGPAWDAEGFAALRERVRADLVDTVVEVMGRVRQVLAAGYAVEQRLGATRNLAVVAALADVRAQLGGLVRAGFVTEAGYARLPDLLRYLTAIERRLDRLPGNPQRDKQQQDRIAVVQKEYQDMLAALPPAKRASPAARQIRWMIEELRVNVFAQALGTPYPVSEQRIYRAMDDAEGR, translated from the coding sequence ATGCAGAATCCAGCCGTACCCGACGCTCCCGCCACCGCCCGCGACCTGCACCGCCGCCTCGCCGCCCTGATGTTCCGCGACCAGCGCCGCCTCCAGCGGCGAATCGACGGCGTGCGGAAGCTGCGGGATCCGCAGCGGCGGGAGTCGGCGCTCGCCGAGATCGCGACCGAGGTCACCCGCGCCGAGGCGCGGCTGGCCGCCCGGCGGGCCGCGGTGCCGGCGGTCACCTACCCGGCGCAGCTTCCGGTCAGCGAGCGCAGGGACGACATCGCCGCCGCGATCCGCGACCACCAGGTGGTGATCGTGGCCGGCGAGACCGGCTCCGGCAAGACCACCCAGCTCCCCAAGATCTGCCTGGAGCTGGGCCGCGGCGTCACCGGCCTGATCGGGCACACCCAACCCCGACGGCTGGCCGCCCGGACGGTGGCCGACCGGATCGCCGAGGAGCTCGGCACCGAGCTGGGCGGCGTGGTCGGTTACAAGGTGCGCTTCGCCGACCAGGTCGGCGACACCAGCCTGGTCAAGTTGATGACCGACGGCATCCTGCTGGCCGAGCTGCAGACCGACCGGATGCTGCGGCAGTACGACACGTTGATCATCGACGAGGCGCACGAGCGCAGCCTCAACATCGACTTCATCCTCGGCTACCTGCGGCAGCTCCTGCCCCGGCGGCCCGACCTCAAGGTGGTCATCACCTCGGCGACCATCGAGACCGACCGGTTCGCCAAGCACTTCGCCGACGCCGAGGGCAACCCGGCGCCGGTGGTGGAGGTCTCCGGCCGCACCTACCCGGTCGAGGTCCGCTACCGGCCGCTGGTCGAGGTCACCGAGGCCGAGGCGGAGGACGAGGCCGACGAGGAGAACGTCCGCGACCAGATCCAGGCGATCGGCGACGCGGTCGAGGAGCTGGCCGCCGAGGGGCCCGGCGACATCCTGGTCTTCCTCAGCGGCGAACGGGAGATCCGGGACACCGCCGACGCGCTGGGCAAGCTGGTGCAGAACAAGCGGTCCCTGCTCGGCACCGAGATCCTGCCGCTGTTCGCCCGGCTCTCCAGCGCCGAGCAGCACCGGGTCTTCGCCGCGCACAGCAACCGCCGGGTGGTGCTCGCCACCAACGTCGCGGAGACCTCGCTCACGGTGCCCGGCATCAAGTACGTGGTGGACCCGGGCACCGCCCGCATCTCCCGCTACTCCAGCCGGCTCAAGGTGCAACGGCTGCCGATCGAGCCGGTCTCGCAGGCCAGCGCCAACCAGCGCAAGGGCCGCTGCGGGCGCACCTCGGACGGCATCTGCGTCCGCCTCTACGACGAGGCGGACTTCGACTCCCGGCCGGAGTTCACCGACCCGGAGATCCTGCGCACCAACCTGGCCTCGGTCATCCTCCAGATGACCTCGATCGGGCTGGGCGACGTCGCGGCTTTCCCGTTCATCGACCCGCCGGACCGGCGCAACGTCACCGACGGTGTCAACCTGCTGCACGAGCTGGGCGCGCTGGACCCGGCCGAGACCGACCCGGCGAAGCGACTCACCCCGCTGGGCCGGCGGCTGGCCCAACTCCCGGTCGACCCCCGGCTGGCCCGGATGGTGCTCGAGGGCGAACGCAACGGCTGCGCCACCGAGGTGGTGGTGATCGCCGCCGCGCTCTCCATCCAGGACCCGCGCGAGCGTCCCGCCGACAAGCAGGCCCAGGCCGACCAGGCGCACGCCCGGTTCGCCGACAAGGACTCCGACTTCGTCGCGTACCTCAATCTCTGGCGCTATCTGCGGGAGAAGCAGCGGGAGCTGTCCTCCAGCGCGTTCCGCCGGATGTGCAAGGCCGAACACCTCAACTACCTCCGGGTACGCGAGTGGCAGGACATCGTCAGCCAGCTCCGACAGGTGCTGCGGGGCGGCGAGCGGGGCGAGGGCCGGCGCGGCGCCGGCGCCGACCTGCCGGAGGAGATCGACACCCCGAAGGTGCACCAGTCCCTGCTGCCCGGCCTGCTCTCGCACCTGGGGCTCAAGGACGCGCAGAAGCACGAATACCTGGGCGCCCGCGGCGCGAAGTTCGTGATCTTCCCCGGCTCGGCGCTGTTCCGGAAGCCGCCGCGCTGGGTGATGGCCGCCGAGCTGGTGGAGACGTCGCGCCTGTTCGGCCGGGTCGCCGGGCGGGTCGAGCCGGAGTGGGTCGAGCCGCTGGCCCAGCACCTGGTCAAGCGCAGCTACAGCGAGCCGCACTGGGAGAAGAAGCAGGCCGCGGTGATGGCCTACGAGAAGGTGACGCTCTACGGCATCCCGCTGGTCACCTCCCGCAAGGTCAACTTCGGGCGGATCGACGCGGGCCTGAGTCGGGAGCTGTTCATCCGGCACGCCCTGGTCGAGGGCGACTGGCAGACCCACCACCAGTTCTGGCGCGACAACCAGAAGCTCCTGACCGAGGTCGAGGAGTGGGAGAACCGGGTCCGCCGGCGCGACATCCTGGTCGACGACGAGACCATCTTCGGCTTCTACGACCAGCGGATCCCCGTCGACGTGGTCTCCGGCCGGCACTTCGACACGTGGTGGAAGAAGACCCGCCGGGATCAGCCGGACCTGCTCACCTTCACCCGCGAGCTGCTGGTCAACGCCGGCCGCGGTGGCGTGGCCGAGGAGGACTACCCGGACGAGTGGCGGGCCGACGGCGTCACCCTGCCGCTGACCTACACGTTCGATCCGACCGCGCCCACCGACGGCGTCACCGTGGACATTCCGCTGCCGCTGCTCAACCAGGTGCCGGCGGAGAGCTTCGACTGGCAGGTGCCGGGGCTGCGCGAGGAGCTGGTGATCGCGCTGATCCGGTCGCTGCCCAAACCCCTCCGGCGCAACTTCGTCCCGGTGCCCGACTACGCGCGCGCGGCGCTGGCCGCGATCACGCCGGGCGAGGAACCGCTGCTGGCCGCGCTGGCCCGGCAGCTACGCCGGATGACCGGCGTGACCGTGCCGCCCGACGCGTGGGACCTGGCGAAGCTGCCGCCGCACCTGCGGGTCACCTTCCGCGTGCTCGGCGACGACGACAAGCCGGTCGCCGAGGGCAAGGACCTGCCGGCGCTGCAACGCGAGCTGCGCCAGGAGGTACGCCAGGTCGTCGCCGCCGCCGCGCCGGACGTGGCCCGCAGCGGGCTGACCGGCTGGTCGATCGGCACCTTGCCGCGCACCATCGAGCAGGTCCGGGCCGGGTTCGCGGTGACCGCCTACCCGGCGCTCGTGGACGAGGGCGCCACCGTCGGGGTGCGGGTGTTCGACTCCGCCGGTGAGCAGGAGGCCGCACACTGGGCGGGCACCCGCCGGCTGCTCCGGCTGACGCTGCCGTCGCCGGCCAAGTTCCTCCAGGGCCGGCTGAGCAACGAGGCGAAGCTGGCGCTGTCACGCAACCCGCACGGCGGGGTGCCGGCGCTGATCGAGGACGCCACCGGCGCCGCCATCGACAAGCTCATGGCGGACGCGGGCGGCCCGGCCTGGGACGCCGAGGGCTTCGCCGCGCTGCGCGAACGCGTCCGCGCCGACCTGGTCGACACCGTGGTCGAGGTGATGGGTCGGGTGCGGCAGGTGCTGGCCGCCGGGTACGCGGTGGAGCAGCGGCTCGGCGCGACCCGCAACCTGGCCGTGGTGGCCGCCCTGGCCGACGTGCGCGCCCAGCTCGGCGGGTTGGTGCGCGCCGGCTTCGTCACCGAGGCCGGCTACGCCCGCCTGCCGGACCTGCTGCGCTACCTGACCGCGATCGAGCGCCGGCTGGACCGGCTGCCCGGCAACCCGCAGCGCGACAAGCAGCAACAGGACCGGATCGCCGTGGTGCAGAAGGAATATCAGGACATGCTGGCCGCGCTGCCCCCGGCGAAGCGCGCGTCCCCGGCGGCCCGGCAGATCCGCTGGATGATCGAGGAGCTGCGGGTGAACGTCTTCGCCCAGGCCCTCGGCACCCCCTACCCCGTCTCCGAGCAGCGCATCTACCGCGCCATGGACGACGCCGAGGGCCGCTGA
- a CDS encoding potassium channel family protein, producing the protein MAGVLLVVVGTLAVAAVVVDTTLTALSLTGGAGPLTGRLGQGVWRVLCRLAGKGPRRHRVLRWTGPLVLLTTFLAWIAGLWLGWFLVFTAYPDAVLDPLNRPAGAWSRLYFAGFSIFTLGVGDYVPGTTAAQICTSLAVLSGLFLVTLGITYLMQVVAAVVDKRTIAGHIAALGDDPVDILRRAWTGQRFSSMFEQHLTSLTPEVVRTGERHLAFPVLHYFHVGVAAKSAPVAVSVLDGAVLLLRHGVRAEDRPDPGAVGPLSRALQELVHTLEDTFIPPVESPLPAPKLTTLAQTGIPVGDEQAYAQAVARAQRHRCRLRGWCASDGWNERELRLAGTD; encoded by the coding sequence GTGGCGGGAGTGCTGCTGGTCGTCGTGGGGACGCTTGCCGTCGCGGCGGTCGTGGTGGACACCACGCTGACCGCCCTGTCGCTGACCGGTGGGGCGGGCCCGCTGACCGGTCGACTCGGGCAGGGCGTGTGGCGGGTGCTGTGCCGGCTGGCCGGGAAGGGGCCGCGCCGGCACCGGGTACTGCGGTGGACGGGCCCGCTGGTGCTCCTGACGACCTTCCTGGCCTGGATCGCCGGGCTGTGGCTGGGCTGGTTCCTGGTCTTCACCGCCTACCCCGACGCGGTGCTCGACCCGCTGAACCGGCCGGCCGGGGCGTGGTCGCGGCTCTACTTCGCCGGCTTCTCGATCTTCACGCTCGGTGTCGGCGACTACGTGCCGGGCACCACCGCCGCGCAGATATGCACCAGCCTGGCGGTGCTCAGCGGGCTGTTCCTGGTCACCCTCGGCATCACGTACCTGATGCAGGTGGTGGCGGCGGTGGTGGACAAGCGGACGATCGCCGGCCACATCGCCGCCCTCGGCGACGACCCGGTCGACATCCTGCGGCGCGCGTGGACCGGGCAGCGGTTCTCCTCCATGTTCGAGCAGCACCTGACGAGCCTGACCCCGGAGGTGGTCCGGACCGGGGAGCGGCACCTGGCGTTTCCCGTGCTGCACTACTTCCACGTCGGCGTCGCCGCCAAGTCCGCGCCGGTCGCTGTCTCGGTGCTCGACGGGGCCGTGCTGCTGCTGCGTCACGGCGTGCGGGCGGAAGACCGGCCGGACCCGGGCGCGGTGGGGCCGCTGTCGCGGGCCCTCCAGGAGCTGGTGCACACGCTGGAGGACACCTTCATCCCGCCGGTGGAGAGCCCGCTGCCCGCGCCGAAGCTGACCACCCTCGCCCAGACCGGGATCCCGGTCGGTGACGAGCAGGCGTACGCGCAAGCCGTCGCGCGGGCGCAGCGGCACCGGTGCAGGCTGCGCGGCTGGTGCGCCAGCGACGGTTGGAACGAGCGGGAACTGCGCCTCGCCGGGACCGACTGA
- a CDS encoding succinate dehydrogenase cytochrome b subunit codes for MTKTRSPIRSNVGLKAVMAVTGIILVLFLILHMLGNLKIFTGETSFDHYAHWLRDIGTPLLPTTWFLWIQRAVLTVAVLAHIGAATVLALRARAARPVAYAHRRKIHVNYAARTMRWGGVIILLFVIYHILDLTTGHLNPQGDPANPYGNVVADFAPERWYVTLFYALAVVTLGFHLRHGAASAFRSLGQQTPKGERRARAAALVFAVVLCAGYLLVPFAVLTGLVA; via the coding sequence ATCACGAAAACTCGGTCGCCCATCCGCTCGAACGTCGGCCTCAAGGCCGTCATGGCGGTGACGGGCATCATCCTGGTGCTGTTCCTGATCCTGCACATGCTCGGCAACCTGAAGATCTTCACGGGCGAGACCTCGTTCGACCACTACGCGCACTGGCTCCGGGACATCGGCACGCCCCTGCTGCCCACCACCTGGTTCCTGTGGATCCAGCGCGCCGTGCTCACCGTCGCGGTGCTGGCGCACATCGGCGCGGCCACCGTGCTGGCCCTGCGCGCCCGGGCCGCCCGCCCGGTGGCGTACGCGCACCGCCGGAAGATCCACGTGAACTACGCGGCCCGCACCATGCGCTGGGGTGGTGTGATCATCCTGCTGTTCGTGATCTACCACATCCTGGACCTGACCACCGGTCACCTGAACCCGCAGGGCGACCCGGCGAACCCCTACGGCAACGTGGTCGCCGACTTCGCCCCGGAGCGCTGGTACGTCACCCTCTTCTACGCGCTGGCCGTCGTGACCCTCGGCTTCCACCTGCGGCACGGCGCGGCCAGCGCGTTCCGCAGCCTCGGCCAGCAGACGCCGAAGGGTGAGCGCCGGGCCCGCGCCGCCGCGCTCGTCTTCGCCGTCGTGCTCTGCGCCGGCTACCTGCTGGTCCCGTTCGCCGTACTCACCGGATTGGTGGCCTGA
- a CDS encoding iron chelate uptake ABC transporter family permease subunit codes for MQFLPRRTGRVPRRTGRNCKIDQSGGGALAGKAVLRVGPVLVPFRWRAVVVAGVLTVLLLAALVVSLSLGTPYVAPGDVLRSLSGAGTPYDLVVRDLRLPRAVLAALAGAAFGVAGTLIQSVARNPLASPDVIGVTQGAGLAATVALTSGAAAVLVAPAAGCAPSSG; via the coding sequence TTGCAGTTCCTGCCCCGACGAACCGGACGAGTACCCCGTCGGACGGGCCGCAACTGCAAGATCGACCAGAGCGGGGGCGGGGCGCTGGCCGGGAAGGCGGTGCTACGGGTCGGGCCGGTGCTGGTGCCGTTCCGGTGGCGGGCGGTGGTGGTGGCGGGGGTGCTGACGGTGCTGCTGCTGGCCGCGTTGGTGGTCAGCCTGTCGCTGGGGACGCCGTACGTGGCGCCGGGCGACGTGCTGCGGTCGCTCTCCGGGGCGGGCACCCCGTACGACCTGGTGGTGCGCGACCTGCGGCTGCCCCGCGCGGTGCTGGCGGCGCTGGCCGGCGCGGCGTTCGGCGTGGCCGGCACGCTGATCCAGAGCGTGGCCCGCAACCCGCTGGCCAGCCCCGACGTCATCGGCGTCACCCAGGGTGCCGGGTTGGCCGCCACCGTCGCGCTGACCAGCGGCGCCGCGGCGGTGCTGGTGGCGCCGGCGGCGGGCTGCGCGCCCAGCTCTGGCTGA
- a CDS encoding iron chelate uptake ABC transporter family permease subunit: MALAGVLFQAVTRNPLAEPRILGVSAGASFGVVLAIAVFGVSTLAGYVWFGIAGALFAGMLAFAVANRTREGASPVTLTLVGAALDAGLGAIVYALLSIDARTFEEYRFWVVGGLTGRDVGSAWPVRCCRSCWPGCCWPRSPPGAWTRSPSATTWHAGWATGSPWSGWPPAAGECC, encoded by the coding sequence GTGGCGCTGGCCGGGGTGCTGTTCCAGGCGGTCACCCGCAACCCGCTGGCCGAGCCGCGCATCCTCGGCGTCAGCGCCGGCGCGTCCTTCGGCGTGGTGCTGGCCATCGCCGTGTTCGGCGTGAGCACGCTCGCCGGGTACGTCTGGTTCGGCATCGCCGGCGCGCTGTTCGCCGGAATGCTGGCGTTCGCCGTGGCCAACCGCACCCGCGAGGGCGCCAGCCCGGTCACCCTCACGCTGGTCGGCGCCGCCCTCGACGCCGGTCTCGGCGCCATCGTGTACGCGCTGCTCAGCATCGACGCCCGCACCTTCGAGGAGTACCGCTTCTGGGTGGTCGGCGGGCTCACCGGCCGGGACGTCGGCTCGGCGTGGCCGGTCAGGTGCTGCCGTTCGTGCTGGCCGGGGTGCTGCTGGCCGCGCTCGCCGCCCGGGGCCTGGACGCGCTCGCCCTCGGCGACGACGTGGCACGCGGGTTGGGCCACCGGGTCGCCCTGGTCCGGCTGGCCGCCGGCGGCGGGGGAGTGCTGTTGA